The genomic DNA ATCCCTACGTAGCaagttagggttagagttaggtttagggttgaagttaggttataaccctatatcgcaacaatttttagggttagggttaagggttaagggttaggattagtcttagtcttagtcacgtgatttaaactggccaatgaggggtgttGGGATAGAATGTCGGatacgtacggatagaatgtcgttatattgatacggcaaccgtacggatagccgcTGCCTTATTTATACATGAAGTGAATACTCGATCTCGATAatgttaaatcatttttttccttcctttgtcttatttttataaatattgaGTTTGGCTATAGGTTCTACTTGTCATACATACATAAGGCTCGTGTACACAATGCTGATTTAAAGGTATATAATAAATGCAGCCCTATCTTCAGTATCATCCCTTATAGAAAGTGACTGTCAGCATCCTTCCAGGTTCAGCTGCCACTAACAAATGCCAGAAAGAACTGTAAATCCACATTGAGGCATAATGCAGGAGGGAGTGGACGAGTGCTGAATCAACAACAGAGCGTTCCAAGGATCGTTCATTCCTCCTCTGCAGTGCTTTCAAAGCGCTCTGCTCCACTTTATTTCTACATTTCACTGACCTGACTGAGGCATGTCgtccaccagggttggggtcaattatgtttttcaattacaaatgcatttaacatttttcatgttcaattccaattcaataagcagcattttttccaatttcatatttttctatatatgcatattttctatatttctaatatacttttattcatttgtgaTGATTGtacagtttgtgtgtatgaTGTTGTTTTAGtgtctttacatttacattttagtgcatttattataatatattacgtaaaagcccaactagggacaagagttggaatttagcaatagctataaactctgtgtacaaaacatcagttacattcacagtattgGTTTCTATTAAAACATTCTATTTTATATAATGTTAACCCACTAGCCCCTAACTCTTCTAACCCTTACCACCTGTATGAGTgtgaagatttatttatttatttatttatttcaagaaattgaataaaaacaagaaaaagtgtgtgtacttactgtacatgtttCCATTTGTAGCCTACATGACTAATGACATGATATGTATTAACGTAAATATTGAAGAtagcataaataaatacactgctcgaaatgttttcaaaacttttgtTCCTGACATATTCAACTTTACatacattaattaatattatacatacataaggctgatagACATGCATactttatacacaaaatgtttaaaGACAATAAACGTGTTAGAATATCGCTCCTCCTCAGCTCTATATACTTTGATAAAATAGACACAAAAACTTTTCCTTGTTGTTCTGATAGTTTTAATTTGGAAATTTCCTATTCCTTTTAGTTGATACCTTCACTCTTTACATCGGAACAACCTATGTTTTATAGGCAGGTCATTTCTATTTGCTCtatacatttttaactttttaatttttatttttttttagggttttaaataatttatttctttcACTATAACGGGGAAATATAAATTGCTGCTCCACAAGTTTTTGCCAACTAAATTTGTTTTCCTACCACAGATGAACGGCTCTGTTTACTAGACATTGTTCATAATATGCAGTTTATaaaaagtgcacaaaacaaagaaaccttcaatgtattatttatcaaacattttcaGATGATGttcaatgaaattgtaattgacaatttctatagaatttccatggtaataattacaattacaaagtcaattatctgacctcaattacaatacaattatgattataatggTAACAGatttattcaattacaatactaattataattacgcactaattgtaattaattatttttatgtgattacagaatctttgcaggtttttactatttttctgACATACATGTCGGGAAGACAGTGATTGACTGTAAATGGTCGtagaaatatagaatagaataggaAATAGAACAGAACGCAGATACTAGAAATAGGTTTTTGTTGGTTAAATGTGAATGTTCGGTGTCTCTCTCTTGTGATTCtgtaaatcatacatatttgtgttaaaaatattagcttgtttttaacaaaggagggatttatactgtatgtgtgagcAGTCTGCTTCCAAAAACcttttgacaaataaactctgtgtccgcatctgaccagcaaccctaaagcttgactccgtctcattcgTTCAAACCGCCACAACAATTAACAACagcgcaattacaattataattgatttcTGTGTCACACGTCATTATGCTTCTTGCTTTGCATTCTTTGCCATGTTTCACACACTATTTTTGAGTCCAGTTGACCCATTGATTGAAAGGTTGTACTGTGTGTATTTTCCACCGAATgagctctctgtgtgtgtgcactgatgAGCTCAAACCCCGCAGTGCCCTCATCTCTCCCCTgcttccccttttttttttttttggccacttgtcATAAATTATCTGCTGGTGCTCTctcagcacagcacagcacagcacactAATAAAGCCTATTCCTCCCCTCAGCTGCATCCCAGGGCTTCACGCTCCCTCTCCACCTGCCACCATGATGAAAGACTGCCTGCAGTTCCTCATCGAGCCTGCCAAGAAGCTCAAGAtcagactcaaggtaggaacaCACGAGATAATCAATGtcaccaggggtggagcagaggttttaaaagtgagggtgttctaagggtaggaCAACCATCAACTCCCAATTTAGTCTATTAAATTATTTCACTAAAACCATGACAAAGCTGTTATTAGATCAATGATACTCAACATGCGGCTCTTTATATCTTCTTTATAGTTATTATTCACCCAGAAAACTATAgaagggggaaacttttaacctctttttatcattttctttgGCCgtttttgcaacttcctttgtccaattttttttacccctttttgttttttttcagattttagcttccttttgccaataaatatccctttttccaaatttttgtccatttttgcaatttttttgacacttttagcCATTTCTTACCACTTTTCATCTATATacgctaccttttgcccaataaataacacttgtttcttttttcctacATGTTGCCTcgttttgttccacatttttgctctttttcattattctttgccacatttttctcattaaaGCTACATAActtctgtttcctctttttttctatttttattattttttttttttttgctactcttgactgcttttggctcatttgagtcacttttcacaattttcttgccatgtttttgccacttttggaccattttcttccacttttggaccattttaagCCACCTGTTACTCATCGCTgtgaactctttgtttaccttctttgAACGGCGTCTTCGTCAAATGTGCTGGTTGTGACTGGCTTGGTCACCATTCattcaatctaactggaccaatacgtttCCAGCattgaatccctctgtaaaaagtgagaggaattaatttttgtttttatgaaagtgcgggtgtcATAACCCCCGCATCCCTCACCTGAAGGTCACAAATCTGCAACTTTTCTACCATCCTGTGTTCTGTCTTGACTCCAGGAGTCTCGCAAGAAGGTGAAACTTGAGAAGACGGAGCCTCTGGTTGAAAGCCAGGTGTTTATTATGGAGTTAGCTCGAGAACTCAACAGACTCTGCCAGGTAGAagctcctctttctcctccactgtttttgttATGGTTATGATGAAAAtgtacactgatgacaacccTGGGTGCTTTCAGAGGTCAAACATCCTCAGCCACATCTGGACCAGTGAGGACATCTGGCCAGCCAACGTATGCAGAGACTTTATGATGGAGTGGGCGACAGTGCTGGAGAAAAGAACTCAGGTACAAcaaagcagaggtgtaaagagtagtgatatatctactcaagtaggACTGTGCAgattgtagggatgtaacgattaatcgtaaggcagttaaaaatcgattcataggtatcacggttcacatcgacgCTCCGataattgaatcgcagtacttttttttaaacaggagAGAGCgttgtatatatttatccttctcgtcCAAAAGTGTAGGCTTAGGGTTCTtaggaatctgctactactctctgtctggccgccttctactcctaaacatgttcataaatgattcattacccctttagcaccaaaagaatatctgtaatattacgtgaatatctgtaaaagtcacattttctattagctctgtctgctagcatagcatctcttcttcactgcaataatatctgcatgccaggcgaccactgggttaccagcgccctctgctggttcaaacaaatatctgacgtaaatacaatgcagacttttttttgtcaaggcacaaaataaattttcagttgcacttttaaaaagaaaaagaactattatgcagttttgcactgtttactatagaaccagaatttaaattaataggcttcttcttcatttgtgttattcctgataatttcattttttgtagtttcacaatgtccgttgatttaaaactaaaacaataatttactcagtaacggttggatgtacaaattactttacttctttaaaaCGTGCTTAAGTAAAAGCGAATTCACTGAtttagtacccataaaagcaactcaattacagcaacGTGAGTACTCCTTTGGTtctttcatagtattctgagcaaaatgttgtattcaGACAAAGGGGTACccgtacatggattcagaaataagagaaatgagctacttgagctaaaaaagtttgagaactccTGCTCTAGAACAAAGGGTGGCTTTACATCAGTGGTAAATACTGTTGTTGTGGTAACAGTCCCATGTGTTACATGTGGTACCCCACATAATGAAATATTTCTGACCCAGCCGAGAATCCGCTCATTGGATTACCAGTTTGAGCAGCTGGAGAAGAGGGACTGGAAAGGTCACCTCCTCTGCATCCTGGAGGCAGGAGGCGAGTACGACATGGGGACGCATAAAAGGGTCATCATGGAGTGGACGCGGGAGATTAGGAGCAGACCTCAGGTGACTATACAAACATCCAGGATTATATGTCTAGAACACTTCATCTGACCCAGTTCCCACTTTATATCTAATAAAGATGATTAGGCTAAACCCCGACCTTCATACTGGTGATGTGTCGGTCgagaacaaacagctgaacaatccatgtatcattcgttcattcgtttttcattatgtaacaaaaacatgaaaaacaaaaaaaaaaacactcattatttcatatttgtttccaaaaccaaaatgaaaaaacagaaaacgccttgtttttcgaATTCAAGCtgttttgcttcggtacagaaaacggaaaacgaacacctttattcgttttatCCATTACCGTACTGTACTCTCATCcaacgctaacggctatgctaacggaagatcgctgcttccaactgtgcatccgaaacgtgtccttttcgctttatctggtgttgggcacagaaccttctcacggacatttcagaggatttagagactcctaagtgttgctgAGCTAACGATATCTCTTGCCAAAGTCCGGGTCACggactttggcaaatcggtaatggagaaaacaaataaaggtgtttgttttccgtttttcgttttctgtaccaaagcaaaagagcttgaatttgaaaaacaaggcgttttcctttttttcattttggttttggaaacaaatatcaaataatgtgtgtttttttttcttcgtttttcatgtttttgttacataatgaaaaacgaatgaacgaatgatacatggATTCTGAACGACGGGAGTCctattgttttcatttcaacTGTAAAAGTGGAACGTGATTGGTCAATATAGTGAAGGGGAGGGGCCACACACAGAGCATGATGAGCAGGGCATTTAACCAAAGCCAGGTATGAGGGAAAGATGTGAGAGTGAGAGAATTATTCAGACACAGAGAACACGGTGTAAAGGTGAGGGATGAGAGTGAAAGGAAAGTTCATATCACACAGGCCTCACAAGCAACCTGCACAGACACATGAGAGCAGTCCACCCATCAGTGACACTAACTGGACCTTTagtatttgttttatgtaaaaaaaaaattataataataaaaataaaaaaacttttgtATATGATAAATACTAGTtataatatatgttttaaaaatgtttttggttacattttgcttgaagttttatacataaggcttgAATCACACTGTCATCatctgtcattaacatgaataaggtgATATGTAGGCTGTCAtgaagtgttgtttgctaaatgatgacagtagggccggccttcccgacagggAACACAGGCGGCTGCCTTGGGCACCATTTGCTGGAAGGGTGCCAAATTGCACccccaattttttatttatttatttagtttatattaatttaaaaaggtgaaacacaccctttaaaatcactgtacatgttttctcttaattgaatattcatattcaaaatctgtaactatacctgctaatcttcttaaaaaaaatttgccTAGAGCACCAAAAAGGCTAGGGCCGGTCCTGGATGACagctttggagctatgttggcattttttgggttacaTGGAGGGATTTAgtgtggttagggttagggttagggttagggtttaggtttTTTCTTGATGACAGGATTAGGGATTAGGGTTAAGTAGAATTAGTGGTTAGggcaacacttaatgacagcctccatgacaccttattcatgctaatgacatgtgTAATGTTAGcctcatgtataaaacttcaagtaacataaaacaaatactAAAGGTCCCGTTAGTGTCACTGATGGCTCTTATTAGGGAGCCAAGCTGTCATCCCCATCATACCATTGTACCttttaaatatgtaataatacatttgagaatagaataaaatacatCTGTATTAATCCCCAGAGAGGaaattcacatttgcagcaacacagAATAACAGCAGAGAggagtaagaacaaaaataaatactaacataggataatagggcaaaatgtagacatatataagttagaaagaaaaacaactcaacagcagaaagaaaaacaacaaatgtgcaaatgacaattGAGGAATTAGGTTGGGGGAGGGGATGTCAGTGTGGATACAGTTCTTGTTAGACAGTGGCGTTGAACGCCTGAAGAGCTCTGTCGTGCATCGTGGTGGGATGATGCGTTGGTGGGATGAGAATAGGTGTTGATAAAATATTGATGCTATTGTGGGCGTTGTGTGTGCAGCCCACCGTGTGGCCGGGGGAGCCGGTGCTCATGATGCTGGACGACCTGGAGTTCCAGTGGAAGAGGGGACGACTGCCAAACCTGCTCCCAGCCATGGAGCTCATCATGCTGGTTCTGCTCAACGCGGACAGTCCAGTAAAGGTCAGCGTGTGTGAATATTACAGTGGTGAATATCAATCCAGTCTGAGGTCATCACTGGCTGCTACTAGATGACATGATATGAGAAAGCTGTGAAACTATGAGTTTTCATCTATCAGGCTAATAATCCCCAATGACCTCATGTGTCCTCATGTTTCCATGATGTGTTCTAATCCATGTGTGGTGTGCACACTCACAGGAGGACGTGACAAAGCAGTGGTTGGTGACAAAGCAGAGTAGTCACAGGATCGGTGAGTGGACATCAGTTCAAGATTCGCTTTGAGCTGTAAAAGATGCTCCAAGTTCTCTCCTCTGACAATacatatttgttattttcttgttttctaaatttaaatgaCTTAACCAATGCTTAGTTAGCCTGAACCTTTATTCTTCTACATCACACATTTCAAATTTAAGGCTCGAGAGGCCGAATCTGTCCGTCAGGATCGCAGACAAAACCTtgaataatatataaaacactGTATAATTCTGTTTCAGATTTTTCTTACTGAAAGCTTTACACTTAAGCAGATTCAACAAGTAGGATTGCACCATAgtatttagtcatcttaaatatggagatcattgttttaatcagaaattaaatgggttaaaagtgaccaaaaatggtggaaaaggtggtgaaattagattttaaaaaccatggaaattggttaaaatttgcacacgagtggacaaaaacgaacaggaaaagtgttcaaaaaaaaaaaggatatgtcagtattggcttaaaagtgataGAAATGGAGGAGGGGGGTtgggggtaatgtaatttaaaaagtaggaacaattattttaaacttgcaaataaTAACCAtagaaaattgtgaatgtggttaaattgtcaaaaataagcatgattaatggtgaaaagtgacaataatgggtcaatatatgtgacattaggtgggaaaagtggtggaaagggttaataagtgctgaaaatatcttcaaagtagaaaaaatgtgcagaaaaggcattacaattggatgtagaaatgggagtaatgtagcaaaaatgccttaaaaggagcaaaaatatggcaatttgGTGTAGgtacagaaaaagggtaaaaataagcaaaaatgggctcaaattgttcaaaaaatattcatagtttcttgaagccatctggcgaccccctcccccaaa from Gouania willdenowi chromosome 19, fGouWil2.1, whole genome shotgun sequence includes the following:
- the LOC114481548 gene encoding butyrophilin subfamily 1 member A1; the protein is MMKDCLQFLIEPAKKLKIRLKESRKKVKLEKTEPLVESQVFIMELARELNRLCQRSNILSHIWTSEDIWPANVCRDFMMEWATVLEKRTQPRIRSLDYQFEQLEKRDWKGHLLCILEAGGEYDMGTHKRVIMEWTREIRSRPQPTVWPGEPVLMMLDDLEFQWKRGRLPNLLPAMELIMLVLLNADSPVKEDVTKQWLVTKQSSHRIDAARYIPHSVWNWICEVPEDVTLDADSANPDLLITSDDKRMRCGLEHRDVLPCHQRFNGWWCAVAKEGYSSGRHYWEVEVGERDWRLGVAKASAVRQGFRTLNTNTGYLTLRLERGTDLKALTVPATVLPTYLTPRIVGVYLDYEQGQLSFYDVEKRSHLYTYDEKFTEELYPVFGTVEVVKDLVIRPVDVRQPCLCPGPCLWN